Within candidate division KSB1 bacterium, the genomic segment GTTATCATTGACGCCATCGGCCACGGCCAGGTCACTTTTCCCATCGCCGTCAAAATCTTCGATGACGACCGCAAATGAGCCGTCACCTGCGGGATAGGAGGAGGTGGTAAAACCTCCCTTCACATCCGCAAAAAGTATGGTTACCGTCCCATCCAACAAACAAGCTACCGCGATATCAGAAATGCCGTCCTGATTTAAATCACCTACAGCGATGTTCTTGGGCGACATGCCAACTGGAATCGCCGATTCAAAAGCAAATCCACCCAATCCATCTCCGGCCAGTACCACCAAAGTATCGCTGAGATCGTTGCCAACTGCTAAGTCGATGAAGCCATCACCATTAAAATCGGCTGCCTCTATTGGAACCGGACCATCGCCGGTGTAAAAGTCGCCTACTTTCACAAAATTGCCGTCGCCATCACCCAACAAAACGGTGACGGTGTCGTCATCACGATTGGTGACCGCAAAGTCGGCATGCCCGTCTTCATTGAAATCAGAAATCGCAATCCAGCGCGGTCCCCTGCCTGTTGCAAAGAAAGTTGGGACGAGGAAGCTGCCTGCACCATCTCCTATAAACACGCTAATTGTGTTGCTGTCTCGATTAGCGGTGACGGCATCCAGCAAACCATCTTCATTAAAGTCGCCAGATGCGATGGCATGCGGCGCTTTATGGATGGTAGCA encodes:
- a CDS encoding VCBS repeat-containing protein yields the protein MKHLTSTLLVLVMISASSLHAQTPKLQFSSMAVPAGNGPRSAILVDLDRDGNRDLAVANIRGSTISLISGTGTGSFTLQGSIATIHKAPHAIASGDFNEDGLLDAVTANRDSNTISVFIGDGAGSFLVPTFFATGRGPRWIAISDFNEDGHADFAVTNRDDDTVTVLLGDGDGNFVKVGDFYTGDGPVPIEAADFNGDGFIDLAVGNDLSDTLVVLAGDGLGGFAFESAIPVGMSPKNIAVGDLNQDGISDIAVACLLDGTVTILFADVKGGFTTSSYPAGDGSFAVVIEDFDGDGKSDLAVADGVNDN